The Ranitomeya imitator isolate aRanImi1 chromosome 3, aRanImi1.pri, whole genome shotgun sequence genome has a window encoding:
- the ANKRD49 gene encoding ankyrin repeat domain-containing protein 49 isoform X1 gives MSCVLQMTTLQEKDDGAGDAAAEDEIDLQEKLDYFPDDFNQLDLLETHRHLIPTGTQSLWPGESEDDEEEKSEDWCQSQEEALKDNPKELMLFAAENNRLDTIHRILSISPDLVNVTDEDDYTPLHRASYNGHLSIVRELIAKEADLCAVTLDGWTPLHSACKWNNPAVASFLLQHGADINAQTKGLLTPLHLAAANRDSRQLLELLLMNRYVKPHLTNKLGETAYEIARRTDVYHYLFEVTDYWT, from the exons ATGTCTTGTGTCCTCCAGATGACGACGTTACAGGAGAAGGACGATGGCGCAGGCGACGCTGCTGCAGAGGACGAGATCGATCTGCAAGAAAAACTCGACTACTTTCCAGATGACTTTAATCAATTGGATCTGCTGGAAACCCACCGGCACCTGATTCCTACCGGGACCCAGAGTCTATGGCCGGGGGAGTCAGAAGATGACGAGGAGGAGAAGAGCGAGGACTGGTGCCAGAGTCAGGAGGAGGCTCTGAAGGACAACCCCAAAGAGTTAATGCTTTTTGCTGCAGAAAATAACAGA CTGGACACCATTCATCGAATCCTTTCCATCAGCCCGGATCTGGTGAATGTAACCGATGAAGATGACTACACCCCCCTGCACAGGGCTTCGTACAACGGTCACCTGTCGATCGTGCGGGAGCTGATCGCCAAGGAGGCAGACCTCTGCGCGGTGACCTTAGATGGCTGGACGCCGCTGCACAGCGCCTGCAAGTGGAACAACCCAGCCGTCGCCTCCTTCCTGCTCCAGCACGGGGCAGACATCAACGCTCAGACTAAGGGCTTGCTGACGCCGCTGCACCTGGCCGCCGCCAACAGAGACAGCCGGCAGCTGCTGGAGCTTCTCCTCATGAACCGCTACGTCAAACCCCACCTGACCAACAAGCTCGGAGAGACGGCGTACGAGATCGCCCGGCGCACCGACGTCTACCACTACCTGTTTGAAGTTACAGATTATTGGACTTAA
- the ANKRD49 gene encoding ankyrin repeat domain-containing protein 49 isoform X2, translating into MTTLQEKDDGAGDAAAEDEIDLQEKLDYFPDDFNQLDLLETHRHLIPTGTQSLWPGESEDDEEEKSEDWCQSQEEALKDNPKELMLFAAENNRLDTIHRILSISPDLVNVTDEDDYTPLHRASYNGHLSIVRELIAKEADLCAVTLDGWTPLHSACKWNNPAVASFLLQHGADINAQTKGLLTPLHLAAANRDSRQLLELLLMNRYVKPHLTNKLGETAYEIARRTDVYHYLFEVTDYWT; encoded by the exons ATGACGACGTTACAGGAGAAGGACGATGGCGCAGGCGACGCTGCTGCAGAGGACGAGATCGATCTGCAAGAAAAACTCGACTACTTTCCAGATGACTTTAATCAATTGGATCTGCTGGAAACCCACCGGCACCTGATTCCTACCGGGACCCAGAGTCTATGGCCGGGGGAGTCAGAAGATGACGAGGAGGAGAAGAGCGAGGACTGGTGCCAGAGTCAGGAGGAGGCTCTGAAGGACAACCCCAAAGAGTTAATGCTTTTTGCTGCAGAAAATAACAGA CTGGACACCATTCATCGAATCCTTTCCATCAGCCCGGATCTGGTGAATGTAACCGATGAAGATGACTACACCCCCCTGCACAGGGCTTCGTACAACGGTCACCTGTCGATCGTGCGGGAGCTGATCGCCAAGGAGGCAGACCTCTGCGCGGTGACCTTAGATGGCTGGACGCCGCTGCACAGCGCCTGCAAGTGGAACAACCCAGCCGTCGCCTCCTTCCTGCTCCAGCACGGGGCAGACATCAACGCTCAGACTAAGGGCTTGCTGACGCCGCTGCACCTGGCCGCCGCCAACAGAGACAGCCGGCAGCTGCTGGAGCTTCTCCTCATGAACCGCTACGTCAAACCCCACCTGACCAACAAGCTCGGAGAGACGGCGTACGAGATCGCCCGGCGCACCGACGTCTACCACTACCTGTTTGAAGTTACAGATTATTGGACTTAA